Proteins found in one Streptococcus criceti HS-6 genomic segment:
- a CDS encoding RpiB/LacA/LacB family sugar-phosphate isomerase has translation MKIAIIQGSTQVDKNKTLVRITKKVVVPLGHEVINFGVFEEEENYSYTEVALLISLLLSSRAVDFVITGCSSGQGMALACNTLPNVLCGFVQNPQDAFLFGRINDGNAVSFSLGLGYGWLGELNLEYCMEKLFDGGFGIGYPPEVAERKITETKRVKLFNERAKKSMGELLESLDEVFLAKVLSKQDLIDYIFENGQDQSLNQTLKQLH, from the coding sequence ATGAAAATAGCTATTATTCAAGGCTCTACACAAGTTGATAAAAATAAGACTCTGGTTAGAATTACCAAAAAGGTTGTGGTACCCTTGGGGCACGAAGTCATCAATTTTGGTGTTTTTGAAGAGGAAGAGAATTATTCATACACAGAGGTTGCCTTACTGATTTCTCTGTTGCTGTCAAGCCGAGCAGTGGATTTTGTGATAACGGGGTGCTCGTCTGGACAGGGGATGGCTCTGGCTTGTAATACCTTACCAAACGTACTCTGTGGCTTTGTTCAGAACCCGCAAGATGCTTTCCTATTTGGCCGCATCAATGATGGCAATGCCGTTTCCTTTTCCTTAGGACTTGGTTATGGCTGGCTGGGAGAATTAAACTTAGAATACTGCATGGAAAAATTATTTGATGGGGGCTTTGGCATCGGGTATCCACCAGAAGTTGCTGAGCGCAAAATTACAGAAACCAAGCGGGTCAAGCTCTTTAATGAACGCGCTAAGAAAAGCATGGGAGAGTTACTGGAGTCTTTAGATGAGGTATTTTTGGCCAAGGTTCTTTCTAAACAAGACCTTATTGATTATATTTTTGAAAATGGTCAAGACCAATCCTTGAATCAAACACTTAAACAGTTACATTAG
- a CDS encoding ATP phosphoribosyltransferase regulatory subunit, with the protein MKKTTLPVGMHDKLFKKAATMYRLERDISDLLIERQFRRIETPTLEHTEVFGDELKKTHYHLFDKSGDLLSLRPDITSQIGRVIASTQVETPIKFSYSGKVFHYNEELRGLLNEHTQAGVEIVGYPADKALKEAVLSAKSALDVAGVKVYQFEFSHAAILQTIYDELDLDDISQHQLEGAIIDKNITALHTFTEKHPSKFDTFIEALPFLFGESHDVLTQARALVKDRRILKALDNLEDLLGDIYRFLPQTTIDLAQVPSLPYYTGMMFKVFGENVPDAFVSGGRYDKLFERFGATELTAVGWAVDLDSIYQAIHDNLERGTLR; encoded by the coding sequence ATGAAAAAAACAACATTACCAGTAGGCATGCATGACAAATTATTCAAGAAGGCTGCGACTATGTATCGCTTAGAACGTGATATTAGTGATTTATTGATAGAGCGACAGTTCAGGCGCATTGAAACGCCGACCTTGGAGCACACAGAAGTGTTTGGCGATGAGCTGAAAAAGACTCATTATCATCTCTTCGATAAGTCGGGAGATTTACTTAGCCTGCGGCCGGATATTACCAGCCAAATTGGCCGAGTTATAGCCTCGACTCAAGTAGAGACACCGATTAAATTTTCTTATTCCGGAAAGGTCTTTCACTATAATGAAGAGCTGCGCGGCCTGCTCAATGAGCACACTCAGGCTGGTGTGGAAATTGTTGGCTATCCGGCCGATAAGGCGCTCAAAGAAGCGGTCTTATCAGCTAAGTCAGCTTTGGACGTAGCTGGGGTTAAGGTCTATCAGTTCGAGTTTTCCCATGCAGCTATCTTGCAAACCATCTATGATGAGTTGGACTTGGATGACATCAGTCAGCATCAATTGGAAGGAGCCATTATTGATAAAAATATCACAGCTCTCCATACCTTTACTGAAAAACATCCTAGTAAATTTGACACCTTTATTGAGGCTCTGCCTTTCTTATTTGGTGAAAGTCATGATGTGCTGACTCAAGCTCGGGCTTTGGTTAAAGACAGAAGAATTTTAAAAGCTCTTGATAATTTAGAAGACCTGCTGGGAGACATCTATCGCTTTTTGCCTCAGACAACAATTGACCTTGCACAGGTTCCTTCCCTGCCTTACTATACCGGTATGATGTTCAAGGTTTTTGGTGAAAATGTTCCAGATGCCTTTGTATCAGGTGGCCGTTATGACAAATTATTTGAACGTTTTGGAGCAACAGAGCTGACAGCTGTTGGCTGGGCAGTCGATTTAGACAGTATCTATCAGGCCATCCATGATAACTTGGAAAGGGGTACTCTACGATGA
- the hisD gene encoding histidinol dehydrogenase — translation MKRLTGTNEAISKILYQEQLELSQQNLDVEETVRAIIEDVKNRGDEALREYSATFDKIELTDFEVKQELIEQAFAEVDKDVLTALENAKSNIESYHRQQLETGFEDQPSSGVLRGQIIRPIERVGVYVPGGTAAYPSSVLMNVIPAKIAGVKEIIMITPPQEHFVPAILVAAKLAGVDKIYQIGGAQGVAALAYGTQTIPKVDKVTGPGNIFVATAKKQVYGIVGIDMIAGPSEIGVIADSTANPAYVAADLLSQAEHDVRARAILVTDSEELADAVEAEIEAQLKRLPREAIARPSIENNGRIIIAANTADMFDLMNKVAPEHLEIAMENAYDYLDQVENAGSVFLGHYTSEPIGDYYAGANHILPTTATSRFSSALGVHDFVKRIQYTQYSKAAVNSAEKDITTLAYAEGLQAHARAIEVRNDQN, via the coding sequence ATGAAACGTCTAACAGGAACTAACGAAGCCATATCTAAGATTCTCTATCAAGAACAGTTGGAGCTGAGTCAGCAAAACCTCGATGTTGAGGAAACTGTCCGCGCTATTATTGAGGATGTGAAAAATCGCGGTGATGAAGCATTGCGTGAGTATTCTGCAACCTTTGATAAGATTGAACTCACCGACTTCGAAGTCAAGCAGGAGCTGATTGAGCAGGCTTTTGCAGAGGTTGATAAGGATGTTCTGACAGCTCTTGAAAATGCCAAGTCTAATATTGAATCTTACCACCGCCAGCAGCTGGAGACGGGCTTTGAAGACCAGCCATCAAGCGGTGTCCTTCGCGGCCAGATTATCCGTCCGATTGAGCGTGTGGGCGTCTATGTACCGGGAGGGACAGCAGCCTATCCGTCCTCAGTCCTCATGAATGTCATTCCGGCTAAAATCGCTGGTGTCAAGGAAATCATTATGATCACGCCGCCGCAAGAGCACTTTGTTCCAGCAATCCTAGTAGCGGCTAAATTGGCCGGAGTTGATAAAATTTATCAAATCGGCGGTGCCCAAGGCGTTGCTGCCCTGGCTTACGGCACTCAAACCATTCCAAAAGTGGATAAGGTTACAGGTCCTGGTAATATCTTTGTGGCAACGGCTAAGAAACAGGTTTACGGTATTGTCGGAATTGATATGATTGCTGGTCCTTCAGAAATTGGTGTTATCGCTGACAGTACAGCTAACCCAGCTTACGTAGCGGCAGACTTGCTCTCACAGGCCGAACACGATGTTCGAGCGCGGGCGATTTTGGTAACGGATTCTGAAGAACTGGCTGATGCGGTTGAAGCAGAAATTGAAGCGCAGCTGAAGCGGTTACCCCGCGAGGCCATTGCCCGTCCGTCTATCGAAAATAATGGACGCATTATCATCGCAGCCAATACTGCGGATATGTTTGACCTTATGAACAAGGTGGCGCCTGAGCACTTGGAAATTGCTATGGAGAATGCCTATGACTACCTAGATCAGGTCGAAAATGCTGGTTCTGTCTTTTTAGGACACTATACGAGCGAACCGATTGGTGATTATTATGCTGGTGCTAATCATATCCTACCGACCACAGCAACCAGCCGCTTCTCATCTGCTCTGGGAGTGCATGACTTCGTCAAACGCATCCAGTATACCCAGTACAGTAAGGCAGCGGTCAACAGCGCAGAAAAAGATATTACAACTTTGGCCTATGCTGAAGGCCTGCAAGCCCATGCCAGAGCCATCGAGGTGAGAAATGACCAAAATTAA
- the hisG gene encoding ATP phosphoribosyltransferase: MTEQLTIALTKGRIEKGTVNLLEQAGFDMTFMADKGRSLIFESPDKGFRFLLVKAPDVTTYVHHGVADIGVVGKDVLMEHPTGYLEMLDLNIGLCKFAVASIPSFNPRDHKRKRIATKYPTVATNFYNQKGEDVEIISIQGSVEIAPVIGLADAIVDIVETGNTLKANGLEVFEDICRISARMIVNKAALKNNPQILPFIKKIEAIVGDEEVPFQ, from the coding sequence ATGACAGAACAATTAACAATAGCGCTTACGAAGGGGCGAATTGAAAAAGGTACGGTTAACCTTTTGGAACAGGCAGGCTTTGACATGACATTTATGGCTGATAAGGGGCGCAGTCTCATTTTTGAAAGTCCTGATAAAGGTTTTCGCTTCCTATTAGTCAAGGCACCGGATGTCACTACTTACGTTCACCATGGTGTTGCTGATATTGGAGTAGTGGGCAAGGATGTACTTATGGAGCATCCGACAGGCTATCTGGAAATGTTGGATTTGAATATTGGCCTCTGTAAATTTGCTGTGGCTTCCATTCCTAGCTTTAATCCAAGAGACCATAAGCGTAAGCGTATTGCAACGAAGTATCCTACAGTTGCCACTAATTTTTATAATCAAAAAGGAGAGGATGTTGAAATCATCTCCATTCAAGGAAGTGTTGAAATTGCTCCTGTCATCGGTTTAGCTGATGCCATTGTTGATATTGTCGAAACGGGCAACACCTTAAAGGCCAATGGCTTAGAAGTATTTGAAGATATCTGTCGTATCTCAGCCAGAATGATTGTCAACAAGGCTGCCCTTAAAAATAATCCCCAAATACTGCCTTTCATTAAAAAAATTGAAGCGATTGTTGGAGACGAGGAGGTACCTTTTCAATGA
- the serB gene encoding phosphoserine phosphatase SerB, which produces MTKIKGLLVMDVDSTLVQEEVIDLLGEEAGVGAQVAEITERAMRGELDFKQALQERVTALKGLPETIFDQVYQRIHFNKGARELVAELHARGYKVGLVSGGFHETVDRLATEVGIDYVKANHLEVADGILTGRTYGEIVTKDIKFQKLCDWAAENNLELSQTIAMGDGANDLPMIQAAGIGIAFCAKPIVREQAPYQINEADLYKVIEILDEVQ; this is translated from the coding sequence ATGACCAAAATTAAAGGACTGTTAGTCATGGACGTGGATTCAACCCTCGTTCAGGAAGAAGTGATTGATTTGCTGGGAGAAGAAGCAGGTGTTGGCGCCCAAGTTGCGGAGATCACCGAGCGCGCTATGAGAGGAGAACTTGATTTCAAGCAGGCGTTGCAAGAGCGGGTGACTGCACTAAAAGGTTTGCCAGAGACCATTTTTGACCAAGTCTATCAGCGTATTCACTTTAATAAGGGAGCTAGGGAATTGGTAGCTGAACTTCATGCGCGTGGCTATAAGGTCGGTTTGGTATCCGGTGGCTTCCATGAAACAGTTGATCGTTTAGCTACAGAAGTTGGTATTGACTATGTCAAAGCTAACCATTTGGAGGTGGCAGACGGTATCCTGACGGGTCGAACCTATGGCGAGATTGTCACCAAAGATATTAAGTTCCAAAAACTCTGCGACTGGGCGGCTGAAAATAATCTTGAACTCAGCCAAACTATTGCCATGGGAGATGGTGCCAATGACCTCCCCATGATACAGGCAGCGGGTATAGGTATCGCTTTTTGTGCCAAACCAATTGTACGCGAGCAAGCACCTTACCAAATCAATGAAGCTGATTTGTACAAGGTGATTGAGATACTGGATGAGGTACAGTAA
- the hisB gene encoding imidazoleglycerol-phosphate dehydratase HisB encodes MRQASIERNTFETKIKLSLNLDAQEPVDIDTGVGFFDHMLTLFARHGRMSLVVKADGDLHVDSHHTVEDVGIVLGQALKEALGDKAGINRYGTSFVPMDETLGMASLDLSGRSYLVFDCSFDNPRLGNFDTELVEEFFQALAFNVQMNLHLKILHGKNTHHKAESLFKATGRALREAITLNPEIKGVNSTKGLL; translated from the coding sequence ATGAGACAAGCAAGCATCGAACGCAATACCTTTGAAACAAAAATCAAACTCAGTTTGAATTTGGATGCGCAGGAGCCCGTTGACATTGATACGGGTGTAGGATTTTTCGACCACATGCTGACGCTTTTTGCCCGTCATGGACGGATGTCCTTGGTGGTCAAGGCGGATGGCGACCTCCATGTGGACAGTCATCACACAGTTGAAGATGTGGGGATCGTCCTTGGTCAAGCCCTTAAAGAAGCACTGGGTGATAAGGCTGGTATCAATCGTTATGGGACCAGCTTTGTGCCTATGGATGAAACACTAGGCATGGCCAGTCTTGACTTGTCAGGACGCAGCTACTTGGTTTTTGATTGTAGTTTTGATAATCCAAGACTGGGAAATTTTGATACCGAATTGGTCGAGGAATTCTTTCAAGCTTTAGCTTTTAATGTTCAGATGAACCTACACCTTAAGATTTTACACGGAAAGAATACTCACCACAAGGCAGAAAGTCTTTTCAAAGCAACAGGACGGGCGCTGCGTGAGGCCATTACGCTCAATCCTGAAATTAAGGGTGTCAACTCAACTAAAGGACTCTTGTGA
- the hisH gene encoding imidazole glycerol phosphate synthase subunit HisH produces MKIIVIDYDAGNTANVLRALSKIGVEAELSANPVKILAADGLILPGVGAYPAAMTELEKRGLVTAIKETVAKGTPLLGICLGMQLLTETGVEHTETAGLGFIPGICRAIPAQAGFPVPHIGWNDLQVRQESPLTVGLQDQAVYFVHSYFTDVPKEYVDVTADYSIAIPAMIHKDNIYGAQFHPEKSGAVGLGILKRFAELCE; encoded by the coding sequence ATGAAAATTATTGTTATTGATTACGATGCCGGTAATACAGCTAATGTCTTGCGGGCCCTGTCTAAAATTGGTGTCGAAGCTGAGCTATCGGCCAATCCGGTCAAGATTTTAGCAGCAGACGGCCTGATTTTACCGGGAGTTGGAGCCTACCCTGCAGCAATGACAGAGCTGGAAAAACGGGGCTTAGTCACTGCTATCAAGGAAACTGTTGCCAAGGGCACCCCGTTATTGGGCATTTGTCTGGGTATGCAATTACTGACCGAAACAGGCGTGGAGCATACCGAGACAGCTGGTTTAGGCTTTATTCCAGGAATCTGTCGAGCGATTCCTGCTCAGGCGGGATTCCCAGTTCCTCATATAGGCTGGAATGATTTACAGGTTCGGCAAGAGTCACCACTGACAGTCGGTTTACAAGACCAAGCGGTCTATTTTGTACACAGCTATTTCACTGATGTGCCTAAAGAGTACGTTGATGTGACAGCTGATTATAGTATTGCAATACCAGCTATGATTCACAAAGATAATATCTACGGCGCTCAATTCCATCCTGAAAAATC